The DNA region CTCCTCCCCCGCTGAGCTGCGGACGTTGCGGAAGCTGCGACGTTGCGGAAGCTGCCAACGTTGCGGAGGGCCAAGGATGAACGATGATCGGGGCCAGCGCGCGTAGACTGGCCGGGTACCCCAAGGCCTCCTTCCACGAGCAGAGCATAAACCCCTTCTCGAATGTGCAGTGGTGAGTGCGGTGTGAATGGCATAAAGTGGTTTGCAGTAGGTTGAATGGGTTGAACGGGTTGAATGGGTTGAATGGGTTGAGGGGGTTGAGGGGGTTGAAGTGGGTCGAACCGCGTCACACCTCGCCAAACCGCCTCACCCCACTTCAACACACTTCAAACCGCGTCACACCTCGCCACACCACTTCAACACACTTCAAACCGCCCCACAGGAAAAGCACCCCCTTCCTGAAGAAGAACATGCCGAAGACGGACCCCTTCGCGGAGGAGCACGTGTCCAGAAACGCCATCAGCGTATTCGACAGGGAGAAGGGCAACTGGTTCGTCATCGACGCGTATAACAAAAGCGTGGGAAGTCTCAGCGTGTGCATCAGCAAGTTGCTGCAAGGGAAGTACCGTGTAGACCACAACCCGAATAGGGTAAACGGCAGCAGCGTTATAGTGGTCAATGCCATTCACGTCAAGTTCTATGGCCACACGTGggatacaaaaatatataaattccCCAGAAAGAGTCATTCCAAGGGACCCAAGATTCTGACGTGCAAAACAGTTTTCGCCAGGAACCCCTCGATGGTTTTAAATTTAGCTGTTAAGAGGATGCTCCCAAACAACCGACTGCGGCAGCTGTATTATAGGAAGCTCTTTGTCTACCCTGGCGCCATCCACCCGCATTGGGGCATACCTCAAGTCATCGTTCCCAAGAGGGACGTGGCCCGCAGTGCGGACCAACCAACCCTCAAGGCATTCACAGTCGTCTAAAATGGGGGATTCTCCCccatccccccttttttttttttttttttttttttttagtatgtGTACATGACAGGAACATACGCacagctcctttttttttggagcacCTGGGGTGATCCCTTTTCCCTGCATGGAGCTTTTCATACATTTTGAATTTTGCCACACGGAGGGGCACTTCTTCCAAACCGACACGTTCGAAGCGGAATGGTAAAGAAGCGGTCAAAGTTGATGCACCCCCATCGGGCATTTCGCACGTTCGGCCTGCCAAAACATCCCATTAGGGCATCACATCATCGCTTCTTTTGAATCCACCcggtttgcaaaaaaaaagtgaaagtgaaagCAGCGTGGGGTACGCCCTTTGTAGGtaccacacacacacacacatagatagatacatacatacatgcgtaccCCCCGAAGGAACCCCCACGTGTGACTTTACAAACGGGCCACATTTCTGCGTTGTCTATTTGGGGGTTGCCCCCAGGAGGAGTTCCTCTTCAGAGGCATTTTCACTTTGAGGGCAATCTGCACAATAGGGGGAATGCCCTCGTTAGCATGTGTTGGAGAGGAGCATCTCTTTACGCAGTTGCTAAGGTGTGCCCGCGCATACGTGTACGGTGCGGATGTATCTTCTCGGAAGCGTCCCCTTAGGTACCCCTCGAGTCAAACGTAGGCAGAGCCCCCAACCCATAAACACgcttcacaaaaaggggtgatCCTCCCCcctacccccttttttttctgggggAGAGgatttaaaatgtacacgcatatatgtattatatatacgtgTAGGGACTTGCTAATATGATGCGTACCTGGTGGGGCGTTCCCCAtcgcccccattttgtgccgctcccctttgggtgaaagaaaaaaaaaaaaaaaaagaacaaaccGAAGCAGAGATGGGAAGCGGCTTGGGGAAgtgcccattttgtgtgGTCATCCCCCAGCGCGCACGCTCCTATGCGCATGGCGCATGGCGGCGGTTGGCCTTAATGGCTCAGCAACTGCGGGTGGGGCGAGCACCGTAGCGTTTGCGCCTTCACGCGCGTCGACACGCTCGCGCGCAGGGGTCGCTGCGGCCCGTTCGTCCCGTTCGTCCCGTTCGTCCCGTTCGGTCGGTTCGCCAAAATGTTTACGCGTCACCCAGTTCGCCTTAACGGTATATTAACACAGCGCTCGCTCCTTGCCCAGTTTTATCCGCTCAGCGATAATCCACCTATCCGCTTATCCTCTCATCATCTCATCCGCTTATCCTCTCATCCGCTTATCCTCTCATCCGCTTATCCTCTCATCCGCTCATCATCTCACCATCTCATCACCTCATTTGCTTATTCACTTATCCACTCATCCGCTTACCCACTTAGCCACCTCTTTTCCCCTTGGCGCCCGCCAAACCCGCGCTTTGCTACGCCGCGTGGGCCACCCCCCGTTCACCAGATCGCTTCACA from Plasmodium vivax chromosome 4, whole genome shotgun sequence includes:
- a CDS encoding 50S ribosomal protein L13, putative (encoded by transcript PVX_002825A), whose translation is MIGASARRLAGYPKASFHEQSINPFSNVQWKSTPFLKKNMPKTDPFAEEHVSRNAISVFDREKGNWFVIDAYNKSVGSLSVCISKLLQGKYRVDHNPNRVNGSSVIVVNAIHVKFYGHTWDTKIYKFPRKSHSKGPKILTCKTVFARNPSMVLNLAVKRMLPNNRLRQLYYRKLFVYPGAIHPHWGIPQVIVPKRDVARSADQPTLKAFTVV